Proteins found in one Siniperca chuatsi isolate FFG_IHB_CAS linkage group LG22, ASM2008510v1, whole genome shotgun sequence genomic segment:
- the LOC122870189 gene encoding phosphatidylcholine:ceramide cholinephosphotransferase 2-like codes for MAASELIQDNCDVRPHVEVNVTTVNPPTGHPPGVANGNPIRLTSLSPPPTDAHDGKKQHEGSKLSSLLKQNQLVHSLSSGLRRHCNYVKITVPEERANHLPSEWWKTGVAFLYALFILVFTTVIITVVHERVPDKSVSPPLPDKFFDYIDRVPWAFTVTEVNGLILVGLWLVQWLFLKHKAIVARRCFFLIGTLYMYRCVTMYITTLPVPGKHMVCAPKLYNDSTGKIWRILRLISGGGLSLTGSHLMCGDFLYSGHTVMLTLSYLFIKEYSPQWMWWYRWFCWFLSASGVVCILIAHEHYSIDVVIGYFATTRTFWWYHTMANTHALRQAPNNYLSRTWWNPIFNFLEVNVKTTVPIVFSWPVALPPSCRQRYRIVEGGRDE; via the exons ATGGCAGCGTCAGAGCTGATCCAGGACAATTGTGATGTCCGCCCCCACGTGGAAGTTAACGTGACCACAGTGAATCCCCCTACAGGTCATCCTCCGGGGGTTGCCAACGGTAACCCGATACGCCTCACCTCCTTGTCGCCGCCCCCCACCGACGCACACGACGGCAAAAAGCAGCACGAGGGCAGCAAACTGAGCAGCCTGTTAAAACAGAACCAGCTGGTCCACTCTCTGAGCAGCGGACTGCGGCGACACTGCAACTACGTGAAGATCACCGTGCCGGAGGAACGGGCAAACCACCTCCCCAGTGAGTGGTGGAAGACGGGCGTGGCCTTCCTCTACGCCCTGTTCATCCTCGTCTTCACCACCGTCATCATCACCGTCGTCCACGAGAGGGTGCCGGACAAGTCGGTGAGCCCGCCGCTGCCCGACAAGTTCTTCGACTACATAGACCGAGTGCCGTGGGCCTTCACCGTCACCGAGGTCAACGGGCTGATCCTGGTCGGACTCTGGCTCGTCCAGTGGCTCTTCCTCAAGCACAA agctATAGTGGCACGTCGCTGTTTCTTCCTGATCGGGACGCTCTACATGTATCGCTGCGTCACCATGTACATCACCACCCTGCCTGTGCCTGGAAAACACATGGTCTGCGCTCCAAag CTGTACAACGACTCGACGGGGAAAATCTGGAGGATTTTGAGGCTGATCTCAGGAGGAG gttTGTCTCTGACCGGCTCTCACCTGATGTGTGGTGACTTCCTGTACAGCGGTCACACCGTCATGTTGACGCTGTCCTACCTCTTCATCAAAGAGT ACTCTCCCCAGTGGATGTGGTGGTATCGCTGGTTCTGCTGGTTTCTCAGCGCCTCCGGAGTCGTCTGCATCCTGATCGCTCACGAGCACTACAGCATCGACGTGGTGATCGGATACTTCGCCACCACCAGGACCTTTTGGTGGTACCACACCATGGCCAACACGCAT GCGCTGCGTCAAGCTCCCAACAACTACCTGTCGAGGACGTGGTGGAACCCGATCTTCAATTTCCTGGAGGTGAACGTTAAGACGACGGTTCCCATCGTGTTCTCGTGGCCGGTGGCGCTGCCTCCATCCTGCAGACAGCGGTACAGGATAGTGGAGGGGGGGAGGGACGAGTGA
- the LOC122870294 gene encoding transcription factor 7-like 2: protein MEQISSRGEIGLMSGLNQGPAGPTCGKPQVFDWYQPQQQYLNLTNRGRNNTSHTQTAATSSMHPLIPLLLYSDRHVPPSSPYSQPISAPAARQADAPSRTHPCYHGNSVTSSSRQPVKKPLNAFMLYMKEMRNKVLQEGRERESAAINRILGRRWHTLSHSEQSKYFDLAHKERLLHMQLYPGWSARDNYGKRKRKRSQQPTGSCPSWTLSAG from the exons ATGGAGCAGATATCCAGCAGAGGG GAGATCGGACTGATGAGCGGACTGAATCAGGGCCCTGCAGGTCCGACCTGTG GTAAACCTCAGGTGTTTGACTGGTATCAACCTCAACAGCAGTACTTGAATCTGACCAACAGGGGGCGAAACAACACGTCACACACTCAGACTGCTgctact TCGTCCATGCATCCTCtcatccctctcctcctctacagCGACAGACAcgtccctccttcctccccgTACAGCCAGCCAATCAGTGCACCCGCTGCCCGGCAGGCAGACGCCCCCTCCAGGACACACCcgtgttaccatggcaacagtgtCACCAG cagcagcagacagcctGTGAAGAAGCCTCTGAACGCCTTCATGCTCTACATGAAGGAGATGAGAAACAAAGTGCTGCAGGAgggacgagagagagagagcgccgCCATTAACCGCATCCTGGGACGCAGG TGGCACACTCTGTCACACTCTGAACAGTCCAAATACTTCGATCTGGCCCATAAGGAGAGACTGCTTCACATGCAGCTCTACCCTGGATGGTCCGCCAGGGATAACTAc gGCAAAAGGAAGAGGAAGCGGAGCCAGCAGCCCACAGGAAGCTGCCCCAG CTGGACTCTGAGTGCTGGATGA